One stretch of Patescibacteria group bacterium DNA includes these proteins:
- the der gene encoding ribosome biogenesis GTPase Der yields the protein MKKNTKKPLIAIVGRTNVGKSMLFNKLSESNKALVSAIPGTTRDRNFADCLWRGLLIQIIDTGGYEHGGTGSITAGIKKQIESALRDADLIFFVASIQDGVLPEDIEFAKLVKKFNKKVIFLANKSDNQMLSVRVHDPEWRRLNLGVPRPISAASGVGLGDALDEAYAVLKKIKHPPQPIDKIQALKIAVIGKPNVGKSSLTNSLLGEERMIVSDIAFTTREPQDTFLSLEGKNYLIVDTAGIRKHAKIQKGLETKGVEKTKTVADIVDIILFVLNISEPIGVQDKMLAKLVAESGKGVIVIANKWDLLERHEEIGARMNEYIHAHLPHLAWAPISFISAKSGRNVQKILSIAETIQKERERTIPAEELESFLRSALKHSRPIGGEGMTVPPKIYGMAQIGIAPPEFEIVVKTKHVIHPNYLKYIEKRMREKFGFQGTPIIVKSRSR from the coding sequence AATAAGGCTTTGGTTTCCGCCATACCCGGCACGACCCGCGACCGCAATTTTGCCGACTGCCTCTGGAGAGGCCTCCTGATTCAGATTATTGACACCGGCGGATATGAGCATGGCGGAACCGGATCAATCACCGCGGGCATAAAAAAACAGATTGAATCCGCTCTGCGCGATGCGGATCTGATTTTTTTCGTCGCGAGCATTCAGGACGGAGTTTTGCCCGAAGATATAGAATTCGCAAAACTGGTAAAAAAATTCAATAAAAAAGTAATCTTTCTTGCCAATAAGTCCGATAATCAGATGCTGTCCGTGCGGGTTCATGATCCCGAATGGCGCCGCCTCAACCTTGGCGTGCCGCGTCCGATTTCCGCCGCTTCCGGCGTCGGTCTCGGCGACGCGCTGGATGAGGCCTATGCGGTTTTAAAAAAAATAAAACATCCGCCCCAGCCGATTGATAAAATCCAGGCCCTGAAGATTGCCGTCATCGGCAAACCGAATGTGGGAAAATCTTCGCTCACGAATTCCCTGCTCGGCGAAGAACGCATGATTGTGTCGGATATCGCGTTTACTACCCGCGAACCGCAGGATACGTTCCTCTCGCTTGAGGGAAAAAATTATCTCATCGTTGACACGGCCGGCATCCGCAAACACGCAAAGATACAAAAAGGCCTTGAAACAAAGGGTGTGGAAAAAACCAAAACCGTTGCCGATATTGTTGACATAATTCTTTTTGTTCTGAATATTTCCGAGCCGATCGGAGTTCAGGACAAAATGCTCGCGAAACTGGTTGCCGAGTCCGGCAAGGGAGTCATCGTCATCGCGAACAAGTGGGATCTGCTCGAGCGCCACGAAGAAATTGGCGCCCGGATGAACGAATATATTCACGCCCATCTCCCCCATCTCGCCTGGGCGCCGATTAGTTTTATTTCCGCGAAGTCCGGCCGTAATGTACAAAAAATATTATCAATCGCTGAAACGATTCAAAAAGAACGCGAGCGCACGATTCCGGCCGAAGAGCTTGAATCATTTCTTCGGTCCGCGCTCAAACATTCGCGCCCCATCGGCGGCGAAGGCATGACCGTCCCCCCGAAAATCTACGGCATGGCGCAAATCGGCATCGCCCCGCCGGAATTTGAAATAGTTGTAAAAACCAAACACGTCATCCATCCGAATTATCTCAAATACATAGAAAAACGAATGCGCGAAAAATTCGGTTTTCAAGGAACCCCAATTATAGTAAAATCAAGAAGCAGATAG